The Planctomycetota bacterium genomic interval TTTCAGGCGGCGGAGAAAATCGGCATCGAGACGGTCTTGCTCGTCATCGTGATGTTCGTGGGCGTGATCGTCGGAGTGATCCTGATTACCCAGGCGCAGCGGCGCATTCCGATCCAGCAAGCCAAGCACACGCGAGGCCGGCGAGTGTACGGCGGCCAGCGCCAGTACCTCCCCCTGCGCGTCAACCAGGCGGGCGTCATCCCCGTCATCTTCGCATCCAGCCTTCTTTATCTGCCGATGTACCTGTTCGACATGGTCGCGAACGCGACCGCGAGCACGCCGTTCGCCGCCCTCACCGTCGAGTTGCGGAACCTGTTTACCTACGGCAGCGAGACGCACCTGCTGATCTACATCGCGATGATCTACCTGTTCTGCTACTTCTGGACGGCGATCCAGTTCCAGCCCCGCGAAATGGCCGACAACCTGCGCGATTGGGGTTCGTTTATTCCCGGGATGCGCCCCGGCCGGCGGACGGCCGAGTACCTGGAACGCGTTATGAACCGCATCACCTACGTCGGCGCGGGCTTCCTGGCCGTCGTCGCCATCCTCCCGATGGTCGTCAGCAGCCTGACCAACGTCAGCATGGTCATGACGGGCTTTCTGGGAGGCACGGGCCTTCTGATCATCGTCAGCGTGGCGCTGGACCTCGTGCAGCGGGTTGAGTCGCACCTGATCATGCGACACTACGAAGGCTTCTTAGCGGAGGGCCGGGTCCGGGGACGCCGCGGGTAGCCGCCCGCGAAGGGGAACGCAATCGTGCGACTCGTGTTCTTGGGTCCCCCGGGGGCCGGCAAAGGAACGCAGGCGAAAGCCGTGGCCGCCCGTTATGCCGTGCCGCATGTGTCGAGCGGCGATATCTTCCGTGCCGAGATCGGCCGCGCCTCTCCGCTCGGCCGGCAGATAAAGTCGTACGTGGATTCCGGCCGACTGGTGCCGGACCAGTTGACAACCGAGGCGGTGACGTCCCGTTTGCGCGAGAAGGATTGCGCCGGCGGGTGGGTCCTCGACGGGTTTCCGCGGACGGAGGGCCAGGCCCGGGCGCTCGACGAAGCGCTCGGGGCGTCGAAGACGAAACTGGACGCCGTCGTTTGCCTCACGCTCGATGGCGAGGTGATCGTCGAGCGGATGGGCGGGCGGCGCGTTTGCCCGGAGTGCGGGCGGACGTACCATTTGGTGCATATGCCGCCGCGAAGCGACAACCGGTGCGACACGTGCGGGGCGGCGCTGGTGCAGCGAGACGACGACGCACCGGAAACGGTGCGCAAGCGACTCGCCACCTACGAGCGCCAGACGGCGCCGCTGGTGGACTACTACGAAGGCCGCGGACT includes:
- the secY gene encoding preprotein translocase subunit SecY, which produces MIRSLINVFKIPELRRKLLFTLLIVALFRLGTYVPIPGTDAGYLGQLLASKESAEGTAGGGLRDYLNFIARITGGTFQPFLFALGIMPYISASIILQLLTQAVPSLERLAKEGETGRRKINEYTRYLTVLLCVVQASFVVNMKPFGEGGWRGDVRPFMYYLVSVTAMTAGTVFLMWLGELVDEFGIGNGISLIIMAGIVDRLPAVAAYLWDNAQFEFMSFQAAEKIGIETVLLVIVMFVGVIVGVILITQAQRRIPIQQAKHTRGRRVYGGQRQYLPLRVNQAGVIPVIFASSLLYLPMYLFDMVANATASTPFAALTVELRNLFTYGSETHLLIYIAMIYLFCYFWTAIQFQPREMADNLRDWGSFIPGMRPGRRTAEYLERVMNRITYVGAGFLAVVAILPMVVSSLTNVSMVMTGFLGGTGLLIIVSVALDLVQRVESHLIMRHYEGFLAEGRVRGRRG
- a CDS encoding adenylate kinase; the encoded protein is MRLVFLGPPGAGKGTQAKAVAARYAVPHVSSGDIFRAEIGRASPLGRQIKSYVDSGRLVPDQLTTEAVTSRLREKDCAGGWVLDGFPRTEGQARALDEALGASKTKLDAVVCLTLDGEVIVERMGGRRVCPECGRTYHLVHMPPRSDNRCDTCGAALVQRDDDAPETVRKRLATYERQTAPLVDYYEGRGLLVRVGGEGTPDEVRERLFEQLKKVEGA